Proteins from one Streptosporangium becharense genomic window:
- a CDS encoding amidase, with translation MPWVGSSAVEIAEAVRRGKATAPLVVEEHLDAIAERDGRIGAFRVVRAERALAEARTLQEREDLAELPLAGVPVAVKDNVPVRGETSRNGSAATPGTPAAEDHPVVARLRAAGAVVVGLTNVPELCLTGFCDSVYGLTRNPWDLGRTPGGSSGGSAAAVAAGMVPLAHGNDGLGSLRIPAACCGLVSIKPGHGVVPPPEHDWYGMAENGPLATTVADLSLALAVMAGDMSLATPGDHDSLGVGDAIGDYPGGLTPAEPVRLRIAVAPAPLPPGFRVDAELRAAVTSAAETLGAAGHTVVEHTSRMSTRLGLATIATWFSCALHDTRGLDPRRLQRRTRSLARTGRLLARLGLDGGAERDLWRASGADQWFGNADVLVMPTLAAVPPAAARWGDRGLPANVRANVTYAPATGAWNMAGWPAMSVPYGVHSGGTPIGVQLVAAPGGEAQLLALAAQLEAARPWPRHAPPA, from the coding sequence ATGCCGTGGGTGGGAAGTTCCGCAGTGGAGATCGCGGAGGCCGTGCGCCGGGGGAAGGCCACCGCGCCACTGGTCGTCGAGGAGCACCTCGACGCGATCGCCGAGCGCGACGGACGCATCGGGGCGTTCCGCGTGGTCCGCGCCGAGCGGGCGCTGGCCGAGGCGCGCACCCTTCAGGAGCGTGAAGACCTCGCGGAGCTGCCGCTGGCCGGAGTGCCGGTCGCCGTCAAGGACAACGTCCCGGTCCGGGGTGAGACGTCACGCAACGGGTCCGCGGCCACGCCCGGCACGCCCGCGGCCGAGGACCATCCGGTGGTGGCCAGGCTCCGGGCGGCGGGGGCGGTGGTCGTCGGCCTCACCAACGTGCCGGAGCTGTGCCTGACCGGTTTCTGCGACAGCGTGTACGGCCTCACGCGCAACCCGTGGGACCTGGGCCGTACCCCCGGCGGATCGTCGGGCGGCAGCGCCGCGGCGGTGGCCGCGGGGATGGTCCCGCTGGCCCACGGCAACGACGGGCTGGGCTCGCTGCGCATCCCCGCCGCCTGCTGCGGCCTCGTCTCGATCAAGCCCGGCCACGGAGTGGTCCCACCGCCCGAGCACGACTGGTACGGGATGGCGGAGAACGGCCCGCTCGCCACGACCGTGGCCGACCTGTCCCTGGCCCTGGCCGTGATGGCGGGCGACATGTCACTGGCGACGCCCGGCGACCACGACTCCCTCGGGGTCGGCGACGCCATCGGCGACTACCCGGGCGGGCTGACGCCCGCCGAGCCGGTGAGGCTGCGGATCGCGGTGGCACCGGCGCCGTTGCCGCCCGGGTTCCGGGTGGACGCCGAACTCCGGGCCGCGGTGACCTCCGCGGCCGAGACCCTCGGCGCCGCCGGGCACACCGTGGTGGAGCACACCTCGCGGATGTCCACCCGGCTCGGCCTCGCGACGATCGCCACCTGGTTCTCGTGCGCGCTGCACGACACACGGGGGCTCGACCCCCGCAGGCTCCAGCGCCGCACCAGGTCCCTCGCGCGGACCGGCCGGCTGCTGGCCCGGCTGGGGCTGGACGGCGGGGCGGAGCGCGACCTCTGGCGTGCCAGCGGCGCCGACCAGTGGTTCGGTAACGCGGACGTGCTCGTCATGCCGACGCTCGCCGCCGTGCCGCCCGCCGCCGCCCGCTGGGGCGACCGGGGCCTGCCGGCGAACGTCCGCGCCAACGTGACGTACGCCCCCGCGACCGGGGCCTGGAACATGGCCGGCTGGCCGGCCATGAGCGTCCCGTACGGCGTGCACTCCGGCGGCACGCCCATCGGCGTCCAGCTCGTGGCCGCCCCCGGCGGCGAGGCGCAACTGCTGGCCCTGGCCGCGCAGCTGGAGGCCGCCCGCCCCTGGCCGCGCCACGCCCCACCGGCCTGA
- a CDS encoding SPFH domain-containing protein, with product MERRAFRTSGFAVLVVLVLLGAAAAAAGWTTAGVEGAAAAAVAWAVVAIVVMTGCTVINPNEAKVVQFLGRYVGTVNQAGFQWVLPFTSKKRVTLRVRNFETAKLKVNDADGSPVEIAAVVVYRVTDTAKAAFSVDDYEEYVAIQSEAAVRHLATSHPYDAHDEGRTSLRDGAEVAVELTAELSDRTQLAGVEVLEARITHLAYAPEIAQAMLVRQQATQVVAARTHIVAGAVGMVQLALNKLREEDVVELDEERKAQMVSNLLVVLCGDRATQPVVNAGSLYG from the coding sequence ATGGAACGACGTGCTTTCCGGACGAGCGGTTTCGCCGTCCTGGTCGTGCTCGTGCTGCTGGGGGCCGCCGCGGCCGCCGCCGGATGGACGACGGCGGGAGTGGAGGGGGCGGCCGCCGCGGCCGTCGCCTGGGCGGTCGTCGCGATCGTCGTGATGACCGGGTGCACGGTGATCAACCCGAACGAGGCCAAGGTCGTGCAGTTCCTCGGCCGCTACGTCGGAACGGTGAACCAGGCGGGCTTCCAGTGGGTGCTGCCCTTCACCAGCAAGAAGCGCGTCACCCTGCGGGTGCGTAACTTCGAGACGGCCAAGCTCAAGGTCAACGACGCCGACGGCAGCCCCGTGGAGATCGCGGCCGTCGTCGTCTACCGGGTGACCGACACCGCGAAGGCGGCGTTCTCCGTGGACGACTACGAGGAGTACGTGGCGATCCAGTCGGAGGCGGCCGTCCGGCACCTGGCCACCAGCCACCCCTACGACGCCCACGACGAGGGCCGCACCAGCCTGCGCGACGGCGCCGAGGTGGCCGTCGAGCTCACCGCCGAGCTGAGCGACCGCACCCAGCTGGCCGGGGTGGAGGTGCTGGAGGCGAGGATCACCCATCTCGCCTACGCGCCGGAGATCGCCCAGGCCATGCTCGTCCGCCAGCAGGCGACCCAGGTGGTCGCGGCGCGCACGCACATCGTCGCGGGCGCGGTGGGCATGGTCCAGCTCGCACTGAACAAGCTGCGCGAGGAGGACGTCGTGGAGCTCGACGAGGAGCGCAAGGCCCAGATGGTGTCCAACCTGCTGGTCGTGCTGTGCGGCGACCGGGCGACCCAGCCGGTGGTCAACGCCGGCAGCCTCTATGGCTGA